One part of the Parasphingorhabdus sp. SCSIO 66989 genome encodes these proteins:
- a CDS encoding winged helix-turn-helix transcriptional regulator, protein MQPKSFADMQCSIARTLEMIGPWWSFLIIRDAFMGVRRFRDFERSLGIAKNTLTKRLNQLVDAGLLQKAPASDGSKYAEYQLTQKGRELFPVILSLTQWGDKWAEHEDGRTFMIIDKRNGEEIVRQEVHDAEGRLVPSSAIGVRRA, encoded by the coding sequence ATGCAGCCAAAATCCTTTGCCGATATGCAATGCTCCATCGCCCGCACTCTGGAGATGATCGGACCTTGGTGGTCATTCCTGATTATCCGCGATGCCTTTATGGGCGTGCGCCGTTTCCGCGATTTTGAGCGGTCATTGGGGATCGCCAAAAATACGCTGACCAAAAGGCTGAACCAGCTTGTCGATGCCGGGCTGCTGCAAAAAGCCCCCGCCAGCGATGGCAGCAAATATGCCGAATATCAGCTGACGCAAAAAGGCCGCGAGCTATTCCCGGTGATCCTGTCGCTGACCCAATGGGGTGACAAATGGGCCGAGCATGAGGATGGCCGGACCTTTATGATTATCGACAAGCGCAATGGCGAGGAGATTGTCAGGCAAGAGGTACATGATGCGGAAGGCAGGCTGGTGCCATCCAGCGCTATCGGCGTGCGGCGGGCATGA